TTTCGCGGCACCACCTGCTCAGACGCGCCGAACTCAGGTCAACGGAATTGATCGTGCCGACTCTATCGGCCGAGTTGATCAAAATACCACCTTTGGTGGGAAAGTCTTTTCGCGTCGCCAAATCGCCAATGTATATTCCCTTAGCCGCTCGCGGTGCGCATCCCGATGTGCGCGCCCGGTGAAACATTGGCAGCGCGTTGTTCGTTTCATGACTGATACCGCTCCCGTCAAATCACGAGTCCTGCTCGTCGACGACGACCCGGCGATCTTGCGCATTCTCGGCAAGTCGCTGGAAGTGGACGGCTATTGCGTCGAGCAAGCGGCCGACGGCCTCGACGCGCTGCGGATGATCGAAGAGAATCCGCCCGACTTCCTGATCACCGACTGGGACATGCCGCGCCTCAACGGGCTGGAACTCTGTCGCCGCGTGCGGCAACTCGAATTGCCGCACTACGTCTACGTGCTGTTCGTCACCGGCAACACCGGTCAGAACGAAATGATCGCGGGACTGGAGGCCGGCGCCGATGATTTCGTCACCAAGCCGGTGAATCGCGGCGAACTATTGGCCCGACTCAAGGCCGGCTTGCGCGTGCTCGACGTCGAGCGTAAATTGACGCAACAAGCGCATACCGACGTGCTGACCGGCATCGCCACGCGACGTTTGTTCGTGAACGATTGCCGCCGGGAGTTTGATCGCGCCAAGCGGTACAACGTGCCACTTTCGTGCGTGATGTTGGACGTCGACTACTTTAAGCGCGTGAACGACGCCTTCGGGCATCCGGCGGGAGATGTCGCGCTCAAGGAGGTCGCCAGGGCGCTTTCCGCGCAATGTCGTGCTTCCGATTTTATCTGCCGGTATGGCGGCGAGGAGTTCGCTGCGCTCTTGCCGGAAACGCGCGAAGTGGACGCCGTCATCTGGTCGGAACGCGTGCGGGAAGCGATCGCTGGCCTGCGCATCAATCTCTCTGGAAAGCTCGTCGCGCTGACAGCCAGCTTCGGCGTCGCGCAAACGTCGGACGAAGTCCAAACACCCGATCAACTCATCGCCCTGGCTGACGAAGCGTTGCTGGCCGCCAAGAAGGCCGGCCGCAATCGCGTGGTAGGGCAAGGCGAATTGCGGAATGCCGTGACGGGCGATCGCGAATTCGTGGCCGCGAACGACTTGTTTCAGGACGCGCTGGCCCGCGACATCATGAGCAGCCCGGTGGCGTCCTTGCGCCACAGTTCTACCGTCGGCGAGGCGGTGGAGTATTTCCTCCGCTATCGCATCAGCTCGGCGCCGGTGATCGACGAAGCGAGTCGCGTGATCGGCATCCTGTCCGAGCAAGATTGCATCGCCACGATGATCTCGCGCGACGCTTGGAAGCGGCCAATCCATGAAGTGATGAGCCGCAACGTGGTCTGCTACGACGAAGCGACACCGGTCCGCTTGATCTACGACTTTTTCTGCCGCGTCACGCTGCGCCGCGTGATCCTGGTCCGCGACGGCGAGCCGACAGGCGTGATCAGCCGCAGCACGCTCATGCGCTGGCTTCAGCACTGGTCCGCCGTGCGGCACGGCTGGCCGGCGGTGAGCGATGCCGGCGATTTCGACGACGACGCGAATTCGCGGACACAGATTGCCAGGGGCGTCGACGCCCTGCTCGATCGTTCCCTGTCGCTCCGGGCTCGTCTGGAGAACCAGCCGAGCGACGCCGTGCCAATTCTGATCGAGGGGACGACGCAGATTCAGGAATTATGCACCGATCTCCTCGGCTATACCCGCGGCCCCACGACGCAGCGGGAAGCGCAGGATCTGGTTTCGCACTTCCTGTAAGCGGCCGCGGAAAGCCGCCTTCTCCCGCCAGCCAAGCGCTTGTCAACGCGCCGTCGCGCCACAATGATAGGGTGCGTACCGCCGCGCCCGCGGCCTGCATCCTGTCGCCGAGTTTCCTGAGGAGATCCCCTCCATGCGTTGGCAATCGGGCCGTAGAAGCGAAAATGTCGAGGATCGTCGTAGCATGCGCGGCCCCGTCATGGTCGGTGGCGGATTAGGCACGTTGGTGCTGCTGATTATTGTGATGCTGCTCGGCGGCGATCCGGCGGCGCTCTTGCAACAACAACAGCAGCAGCAAGGGCAGAATGCGCCAATTGCTCCAGACCAGCAAGGCCCACTCGATCCGGCCGAGGAACAGCTTAAGGAGTTCGTTTCGGTCGTGCTCGCCGATACCGAGGACGTTTGGACCGAATTGTTCCAGCAGTACGGGCGCCGCTATGAAAAACCCAAGCTGGTGCTCTTCTCGGGCCGAGTGGAATCCGCCTGCGGTTACGCCAGCGCCGCGATGGGCCCTTTCTATTGTCCGGCCGACGAAAATGTCTATCTCGATATGAGTTTCTTCGAGGAGCTCCATCGAAAGCTC
This is a stretch of genomic DNA from Planctomycetia bacterium. It encodes these proteins:
- a CDS encoding diguanylate cyclase, whose protein sequence is MTDTAPVKSRVLLVDDDPAILRILGKSLEVDGYCVEQAADGLDALRMIEENPPDFLITDWDMPRLNGLELCRRVRQLELPHYVYVLFVTGNTGQNEMIAGLEAGADDFVTKPVNRGELLARLKAGLRVLDVERKLTQQAHTDVLTGIATRRLFVNDCRREFDRAKRYNVPLSCVMLDVDYFKRVNDAFGHPAGDVALKEVARALSAQCRASDFICRYGGEEFAALLPETREVDAVIWSERVREAIAGLRINLSGKLVALTASFGVAQTSDEVQTPDQLIALADEALLAAKKAGRNRVVGQGELRNAVTGDREFVAANDLFQDALARDIMSSPVASLRHSSTVGEAVEYFLRYRISSAPVIDEASRVIGILSEQDCIATMISRDAWKRPIHEVMSRNVVCYDEATPVRLIYDFFCRVTLRRVILVRDGEPTGVISRSTLMRWLQHWSAVRHGWPAVSDAGDFDDDANSRTQIARGVDALLDRSLSLRARLENQPSDAVPILIEGTTQIQELCTDLLGYTRGPTTQREAQDLVSHFL
- a CDS encoding neutral zinc metallopeptidase, whose product is MRWQSGRRSENVEDRRSMRGPVMVGGGLGTLVLLIIVMLLGGDPAALLQQQQQQQGQNAPIAPDQQGPLDPAEEQLKEFVSVVLADTEDVWTELFQQYGRRYEKPKLVLFSGRVESACGYASAAMGPFYCPADENVYLDMSFFEELHRKLGAPGDFAQAYVIAHEIGHHVQNQLGVSQKVQAMRAKLTEVEYNELSVRLELQADFYAGVWAHHAQTSRKILETGDIEEGIRAASAIGDDRLQEQSQGYVVPDAFTHGTSEQRVRWFTKGLKTGDMNQGDTFNAETL